A stretch of the Vigna radiata var. radiata cultivar VC1973A chromosome 7, Vradiata_ver6, whole genome shotgun sequence genome encodes the following:
- the LOC106765489 gene encoding uncharacterized protein LOC106765489: MHPHSSYTFDSLSKSQELSSAIQSANNPSQIASACASIDSFLHSHSPDQSRHFFSIAFPTLISKLFGFDDPSSANAWIHHRHSHDLAPTLFSLLSPTGTLSSAIAAVDRLSLVKYVFPAERLPQWTRSLLLNKNTSSDSRPLSDLCPSLFKPSPSPSQIQLNVFEYFFFWFAYYPVCKAKIDNPNAASLKRPKKFIRLEDWTWTSSFPCFSSSSKPSLQGKPQCDLYTRLLCEYLRAFVPSYDLNAHQPYRSSILHYGSGYDASVVARAEFVVNTLIHFWLVDNDFSPFSVTLCRDLGVSFPVGEAPPAPGLGEVVRLFVSYLSLSTVAAFSEGGGECGSPRWRAVEGAKSKDLGSVRSLCCWNFCVQRPLYRFLLRTFLFCPMAASVKNVSQVLSVWIGYLEPWSMNGDEFLKFDAINGENKDNPVPASVGRGFSHQWRDYVLSNYLYYSSLVMHFIGFAHRFLHSDVEVIVQMVLKVLDTLTSSKELVDLLKSVDSLFHSKQAGSGKPMLNNLYRYVPTIREQLQDWEDGLCETDADGSFLHENWNKDLRLFADGEDGGQQLLQLFIMRAEAELQAISGDNIIPSLQCIDSLKARLGILFDGKTIKLSPACHEPVPHQQSRYDIFKPRIAGNHVLADVKYKGDWMRRPISNDEIAWLAKVLIRLSDWLNKNLGLNQAESSEISSPVSYVELSADVAHVCGPSEALKVFFCTIGSWFLFFGAASLGFMRKYGLRVNLRILASKKVVMIFVLYVVFGILKKFVRAFHNSY, encoded by the exons ATGCACCCTCACTCCTCCTACACCTTCGATTCCCTCTCCAAATCGCAGGAACTATCCTCCGCCATCCAATCAGCCAATAACCCTTCCCAAATAGCATCTGCCTGCGCCTCCATCGACTCCTTCCTGCACTCTCACTCACCCGACCAATCCCGCCACTTCTTCTCCATCGCCTTCCCAACCCTAATCTCCAAGCTCTTCGGCTTTGACGACCCCTCTTCCGCCAATGCCTGGATCCACCACCGCCACTCCCACGACCTCGCCCCTACCCTCTTCTCCCTCCTCTCCCCCACCGGCACCCTTTCCTCCGCCATCGCCGCTGTCGACCGCCTCTCCCTCGTCAAATACGTCTTCCCCGCCGAACGACTCCCTCAATGGACCCGCTCCCTCCTCCTTAACAAAAATACCTCCTCCGATTCCCGGCCCCTCTCCGATCTCTGTCCCTCCCTTTTCAAGCCCTCCCCTTCTCCATCTCAAATCCAGCTCAACGTCTTCGAATACTTCTTTTTCTGGTTCGCCTACTACCCCGTTTGCAAGGCTAAAATCGACAATCCCAATGCCGCTTCGCTTAAACGTCCTAAGAAATTTATTAGGTTAGAGGATTGGACTTGGACGTCCTCCTTTCCTTgtttctcctcctcctccaaacCCTCCCTCCAGGGTAAACCTCAATGCGATTTGTACACGCGTCTCCTCTGCGAGTATCTACGCGCTTTCGTCCCATCCTACGATCTCAACGCCCACCAGCCCTACCGGTCCTCCATTCTCCACTACGGCTCCGGCTACGACGCCTCCGTTGTGGCACGGGCTGAGTTTGTGGTCAACACTCTCATCCATTTCTGGCTCGTGGACAACGACTTCTCGCCGTTTTCGGTTACTCTTTGCCGGGATCTTGGGGTTTCTTTTCCGGTCGGGGAGGCGCCTCCCGCTCCGGGGCTCGGGGAGGTGGTGAGGCTGTTCGTGAGCTACTTAAGTTTGAGCACTGTGGCAGCGTTTAGCGAGGGTGGTGGTGAGTGTGGAAGTCCCAGGTGGAGGGCTGTGGAGGGTGCCAAGAGCAAGGATTTGGGGTCTGTGCGGTCTCTTTGTTGCTGGAACTTCTGCGTGCAGAGGCCTCTGTATAGGTTTTTGTTGAGGACGTTTTTGTTTTGCCCTATGGCTGCTTCGGTTAAGAATGTGTCGCAAGTGTTGTCGGTTTGGATTGGTTACTTGGAGCCTTGGTCAATGAATGGGGACGAGTTTCTTAAATTTGATGCGATTAACGGTGAGAATAAGGATAATCCCGTGCCTGCAAGTGTGGGTCGGGGATTCTCGCATCAGTGGCGGGACTATGTTCTCTCTAATTATCTATACTACAGTTCCTTGGTCATGCATTTCATTGGGTTCGCTCACAGGTTTCTTCATAGCGATGTTGAAGTTATAGTTCAGATGGTTCTCAAG GTGTTAGATACCTTGACATCATCAAAAGAGCTCGTTGACCTTTTGAAGTCTGTGGATTCCCTTTTCCATTCTAAACAGGCTGGATCGGGCAAACCGATGTTGAATAACTTGTACAGATATGTTCCTACTATCCGTGAACAGTTGCAG GACTGGGAGGATGGTTTATGCGAGACTGATGCTGATGGCTCCTTTTTGCATGAGAATTGGAACAAAGATTTGCGACTCTTTGCAGATGGGGAGGATGGTGGACAACAGCTCCTTCAG TTGTTTATAATGCGTGCAGAAGCTGAATTACAAGCTATATCTGGTGATAATATTATACCCAGCCTTCAGTGCATAGATTCATTGAAGGCAAGACTGGGTATCTTATTTGATGGAAAAACTATAAAGTTATCACCAGCCTGTCATGAACCAGTGCCACATCAGCAATCTCGTTATGACATTTTTAAGCCTAGAATAGCTGGTAATCATGTATTAGCAGATGTTAAATACAAAGGTGACTGGATGAGACGTCCCATTTCCAATGATGAAATTGCATGGCTTGCAAAAGTGCTTATTAGGTTGTCTGATTGGTTGAATAAGAATCTTGGACTGAATCAGGCAGAGAGCAGTGAAATAAGCTCGCCAGTCTCTTATGTAGAGTTATCAGCTGATGTTGCCCATGTATGTGGACCTTCGGAGGCTCTGAAGGTCTTCTTTTGTACCATTGGTTCTTGGTTTCTCTTTTTCGGTGCCGCATCTTTGGGTTTCATGCGAAAATATGGCCTGAGGGTGAACCTAAGGATACTGGCATCCAAGAAAGTagtaatgatttttgttttgtatgttgtttttgGCATATTGAAGAAATTCGTACGAGCATTCCATAACTCGTATTGA
- the LOC106768015 gene encoding transcription factor MYB114 has protein sequence MAPRINDATPNRSPMNRGSWTPEEDRKLAQCIQFHGAKRWKTIAVKSGLNRCGKSCRLRWLNYLRPNIKRGNISDEEEDLILRLHRLLGNRWSLIAGRLPGRTDNEIKNYWNSHLCKKVNQREERPESSTTHEIVGQNQNHGDNLALSENEVATKDIGNLDVTFDIDEFFNFSEESCGLDWLNKYLELDHIPQTTENS, from the exons ATGGCACCCAGGATCAATGATGCCACACCCAACAGATCACCGATGAACAGAGGTTCATGGACCCCAGAGGAAGACAGAAAGCTTGCCCAATGCATTCAATTTCATGGTGCAAAGAGGTGGAAGACTATTGCAGTTAAATCAG GTTTGAATAGATGTGGGAAGAGTTGCAGACTGAGATGGTTAAACTATCTGAGACCTAATATCAAGAGGGGAAACATatcagatgaagaagaagatttgaTTCTTAGGCTTCACAGACTCTTGGGAAACAG GTGGTCTTTGATAGCTGGTAGGCTTCCAGGACGAACAGACAACGAAATTAAGAATTATTGGAATTCTCATTTGTGCAAAAAAGTGAATCAGAGAGAGGAGAGACCAGAATCTTCAACAACACATGAAATAGTTGGCCAGAATCAGAATCATGGGGACAACCTTGCACTGTCAGAGAACGAGGTTGCAACCAAGGATATTGGTAACTTAGATGTTACTTTCGACATTGATGAGTTTTTCAACTTCTCTGAGGAATCCTGTGGGCTAGATTGGCTGAACAAGTACTTGGAACTTGACCACATTCCTCAAACCACAGAAAACTCTTAA